One part of the Glycine soja cultivar W05 chromosome 11, ASM419377v2, whole genome shotgun sequence genome encodes these proteins:
- the LOC114373003 gene encoding uncharacterized protein LOC114373003 produces MARGRGRPKKKVPSPMLANVLKQSGRTNDSERSPTIEHEVESNATVEEEKIPTLDVIEDDPVVNQKIVEEPKKLWVDVISGNRIPSNGAAIEYFAPKVVEGEIEVEIEEEDILSELKYWETTLIMYVLGRELSMNAVKQYMMKFWSFVQLPEMYYHEDGYFMLKFQTHKDKDMVLMKGPYTIQNMPMVLKDWNPEFDFKRDMLRTLPVWVKLPNLPLYLWGTKSLGKIGSALGNPLFTDECTANKLRVSYARILVEIDVTQKQRENITIRDKEGNKITQPVEFEWKPKFCELCQKAGHQCKEKPNKQWREKPKSEVIVKNAKQKTVERARNNPGEPESSSWTNVKSSSRNKGKMEETIHEVRCQNGFDVFKIGGLEDILNTGT; encoded by the coding sequence ATGGCTCGCGGGAGAGGGCGTCCAAAGAAGAAGGTTCCGTCTCCGATGCTTGCGAATGTTTTGAAGCAGAGTGGAAGAACAAATGATTCAGAGAGAAGCCCAACGATTGAGCATGAAGTTGAATCGAATGCGACGGTGGAAGAGGAAAAAATCCCAACCCTAGATGTTATTGAGGATGATCCGGTGGTAAATCAGAAGATTGTTGAGGAACCGAAGAAATTATGGGTAGATGTAATCAGTGGAAACAGAATCCCGTCCAATGGAGCTGCCATTGAGTATTTTGCCCCGAAGGTAGTGGAAGGTGAAATAGAAGTGGAGATTGAAGAAGAAGACATCCTATCTGAGCTCAAATACTGGGAAACGACTTTGATAATGTATGTTTTGGGTAGGGAGTTGAGCATGAACGCGGTTAAACAGTATATGATGAAGTTTTGGAGTTTTGTTCAACTGCCAGAGATGTACTATCATGAAGATGGGTATTTTATGTTGAAATTTCAAACGCACAAAGATAAGGACATGGTCTTGATGAAGGGCCCTTATACCATTCAGAATATGCCAATGGTGCTAAAAGACTGGAACCCtgagtttgatttcaaaagagaTATGCTGCGCACATTGCCGGTTTGGGTGAAACTTCCCAATCTTCCTCTATATCTATGGGGTACCAAAAGTCTTGGAAAAATTGGGAGTGCTCTTGGTAACCCTCTATTTACAGACGAATGTACGGCAAACAAATTGCGAGTTTCATACGCCCGAATCTTGGTAGAGATAGATGTAACACAAAAGCAAAGGGAGAATATCACGATAAGAGACAAGGAAGGGAACAAAATCACACAGCCAGTTGAGTTCGAATGGAAGCCTAAGTTCTGTGAACTGTGTCAGAAGGCCGGACATCAGTGCAAGGAGAAACCTAATAAACAATGGCGTGAGAAACCAAAATCTGAAGTGATAGTCAAGAATGCCAAACAAAAGACGGTAGAGAGAGCCAGGAATAACCCCGGTGAACCAGAATCATCATCTTGGACAAATGTTAAAAGCAGCAGTAGGAATAAAGGAAAAATGGAAGAAACTATCCATGAAGTTAGGTGTCAAAATGGTTTTGATGTTTTCAAGATTGGGGGTCTTGAAGACATTCTCAACACGGGAACATGA